One genomic region from Bubalus bubalis isolate 160015118507 breed Murrah chromosome 24, NDDB_SH_1, whole genome shotgun sequence encodes:
- the PDGFA gene encoding platelet-derived growth factor subunit A isoform X1 yields MGRAWLSPHSAPSTPPPSAGIHSRPLQGHAMQSWWLLQNRKAAIQTRPFSCQKCGVFAVCPRPVNQTLALCPRPRTLPGTLWVKHPIPPLWPRGLRWHLPLQGWPPQAPPGAALSRRPHVVLECRVDRRTETSPGGDAVQAPGRRPSPSTHSPHAAPGPQAAHLGTRNPESLAGPWAPACPLCTSKLWAATPSALTGGLTARPSLFLLPLQGAGLAGLVDINLGSAGCLVSPWVLCGLGLPWGWLVLGAGVPAFLSGVPCVLPAGPQGGGAGRAPCLPGPQLLRGGCISGGRGAAVGLSGPALPGSPAPAGGPRCCVKTEAQLSPRPPRTPDPRAPSLVCPSPQHSGDQEPGSPTTQTSSRAGRGKAKPRVLNAEGGGCHRWPLEMCSFVHSCPRRCPPGLPQGIRQELRDLTRPCCCWAVVSEAVFLV; encoded by the coding sequence ATGGGCAGGGCCTGGCTGTCACCCCACAGCGCCCCCAGCACCCCTCCACCATCGGCTGGAATCCACTCCCGCCCGCTGCAGGGCCATGCGATGCAAAGCTGGTGGCTTCTGCAGAATAGAAAAGCGGCTATTCAGACCAGGCCCTTCAGCTGCCAAAAATGTGGAGTGTTCGCCGTCTGCCCCCGGCCCGTCAACCAGACCCTGGCCCTGTGCCCCCGGCCGAGGACCCTGCCTGGCACTCTGTGGGTGAAgcaccccatcccaccactctggCCCCGCGGCCTGCGCTGGCACCTGCCTCTGCAGGGCTGGCCACCTCAGGCTCCACCAGGCGCTGCGCTGTCCCGAAGGCCGCATGTGGTTCTAGAGTGCAGGGTAGACAGACGGACGGAGACTTCTCCAGGTGGGGATGCAGTGCAGGCCCCAGGCAGGCGGCCCAGCCCCAGCACTCACAGCCCTCATGCGGCCCCTGGGCCTCAGGCTGCCCATCTGGGGACGAGGAACCCGGAGTCACTAGCAGGCCCCTGGGCCCCGGCCTGCCCTCTTTGCACCTCTAAACTCTGGGCAGCCACGCCCTCTGCCCTCACAGGTGGGCTCACAGCCCGGCCCTCGCTCTTCCTGCTGCCCCTCCAGGGTGCTGGCCTCGCGGGCTTGGTGGACATCAACCTGGGCAGCGCGGGGTGTCTGGTGTCTCCCTGGGTGCTTTGCGGGCTGGGCCTCCCTTGGGGCTGGCTGGTACTAGGAGCTGGGGTCCCTGCCTTTCTGTCTGGCGTCCCCTGCGTCCTTCCTGCAGGCCCTCAGGGAGGGGGAGCGGGCAGAGCCCCCTGCCTGCCGGGCCCCCAGCTGCTCCGAGGAGGTTGCATTTCCGGAGGGAGAGGGGCGGCTGTGGGCTTGTCCGGACCTGCGCTCCCGGGGTCGCCGGCACCTGCGGGGGGGCCCCGCTGCTGCGTCAAGACGGAGGCTCAGCTCAGCCCGCGGCCGCCGCGGACCCCTGACCCCAGAGCCCCGTCCCTCGTCTGCCCTAGTCCCCAGCACAGTGGAGACCAGGAGCCCGGGTCCCCCACCACCCAGACTTCCTCCAGGGCGGGTCGTGGAAAAGCGAAACCCCGGGTTTTAAATGCAGAGGGTGGTGGTTGTCACCGCTGGCCCCTAGAGATGTGCTCCTTCGTTCATTCTTGTCCCCGCAGATGCCCTCCGGGGCTGCCCCAAGGTATCAGACAGGAGCTCAGGGACCTCACAAGGCCTTGCTGTTGCTGGGCTGTTGTCAGTGAAGCTGTTTTCTTGGTTTAA